The Zingiber officinale cultivar Zhangliang chromosome 2A, Zo_v1.1, whole genome shotgun sequence genomic sequence tctttaaataaaaaaaaaacccttaattttgaaagttaaatgTTTCATGTTGTTGTTTATATATATCTTACTATCATATACTATACCAAGAATCTAGAACTTTATTAACTGATTTTAGtggaatcaaaaataaaaataaaaatatgtaatGTTATTTTTTcacattataaataattttaaaatttattaataattttctgaatattttatataaaaatatacatGATATTCTCTTGCATCTTATAACTTAAGATTGAACATCATGAATAATAGAAAAGTCTCTACAAATATCTTAGGtcataatattagaaaatttatttttttatctttttaattaaaatcaaatgtaatattaaattaattttttacgagaaaaattttattatagtaaTTAATGTTGAAATTTTTAAGTATCATCCTTTATTATATTACTGTATCACTCTTATATTATATTACTATACGGGTCTAATGTATTTTtatctaatttaatttataaatttagcgTATTAATTTATGTGTAtttatgtgtatatatatataaaaagtatGGTGGCGGATGACTGGTAtataaataaagtgattatctaaatGAGAAAGTTGTCCTGAAAGTTTGTCCGTCCCTCTATAAAAACGCATCTCCGGCGAAGGGGGAAATTGCGCTCTCCCGCTCCGGTCAGTGTCAGCTCGGCCTCCTCCCTCACCGCCGCCCCAGTCGCATAAGCGCTTCTCTTGTCCTCGCGCCTCTCTTCTCAGCTCATGCGCACAAGTCCGCTACCAGAGGCCAACCCTTCTTCTCCGACCCACGCCGGCGCGGTGGAATTCTGCCCGCCCCAGTGCCCGCCTTCTACTCAGCCGAGACCTCATCTCCCTTCAGGCATGCAACAGGATTCCCTTGCCTTTTCTTTTCTTGGTTTTCCAGTGAAAGATTGGATTTTAATTTGTCCAGATTAGGGAGCTTCTGAGGTCGCCCAAGTCCGAGGTAATTACTTCTCAAAATTGAGTTTTTTTTCCTTCTGCTCATTTTATCCAAGCAGGATTGCGTTGTTTGATGCGGTGCTCTTCGATAGGATTCATAATTGCAATCGTCTCTGTTGGCGTATTTGAAGGCGACACTGTTCATGGGCATCATTTTGTTTTTATGCAGGCCATCGGCCGAATAGTTTGGGTGGTTTCCGACATCTCGTGGGATTATGCATGATATCGTCCAGGAAGAAGATCCCTCCTTGCGATCTTCGTCACTAAATCCTTGGCATTTCAGCTGAAGGAagttagacaacaagtagatcTTGGCATCAAGGGAAATGCAGACCAAATCCCGAGTTCAGGACTATTTTGACCAAATTCCTGACTCGTTGCTCCTTCTCATCTTCAACAAGCTCGCCGATGCCCGTTCCCTTGGCCGCTGCTCGGCTGTGTCTAAGCGCTTCAACTCCCTCGTTCCCCTTGTTCACGATCTGTTTGTCAAAATAGATCGAGTAGTGCCTGTTGATGGTGACTGTGATTTTGCAAGCCTTTCTTCACCTAAACCAAGCAACATCTTTGCCCATCTGTTAAAGCTCATACTACTCACCATCCTCAGACCATTTCATCACCTTCTGAGCACCAATGGTAGAAATAAACCTCTTTTCCCACAAGTCTCCCATCATTCCCCTTCTCGAGTCCTCAAGAATTTCACTCAAGTGCACAACCTGAGGATCGAACTACCTGCCGGTGATGTTGGAAAGGAGGATGGGGTCTTCTTGAAGTGGAGAGCCGAGTTTGGGAGCACCCTTCAGAACTGTGTGGTATTGGGTGGAACTAGGATTGAACATGAATCTACTAGCTCAGTGAATTTGCAAGGGTCAGTGGAAGAAGACAATGGGAGCCTTCCAGAGTCCTTCTATACGAATGGAGGGTTAAAGCTACGTGTCATTTGGGCTATCAGCTCGTTGCTCGCTGCGTCGACAAGGCATTATCTTCTCCATCAGATAGTCAAGGAGCACACAACATTGAGAAGCTTGGTGTTGACAGACGCGGATGGTCAGGGAACATTGACCATGGGAGTGGAGCAGCTGAAAGAGTTCAGAGAGAAGCAATTAGCACCCTCAGCATCATCGAATAGGACTCAGGTACCGGCAACAAAAATGAAGCTAAGATATGCTCCATACTTGGAGCTTCGTGAGAGAATGGGGGTGCAGGGAGCTACACTCATTGTCATCAAGCCTGTTGGAGAGGGCACTAGCTGTGGCTATAGTAGTAGCAAGAGGGAAATGGAGGCATTAAGCTGTGGCGCGTTCGATGGGCCGTTTCAAGCTGCTGTTAAGGCATTAGCGAAGAGGCGAACATACTTGTTGGAGATGAATGGTTTTTAGACAATTTTATCTCTTTGCTTGCTTATCTTTCTATGGCTTGCACTAGTTCTACTGGAATGATATGTCGCTCCTCTGTTAGAACATTTTCGTACACTAAGAACATCCGGTTCTGCAGCTTAGCACGTAATATCGATCGATTATCAGGTGTGAATTGTCATCAAGTCATACAAATACATTGGCATATTGAGTTGAGTTGGGTACTCTAGTGAAGAAGTGGTTGTCTTTGTTACATGAAAATTGTTGTTGTCCTGGTTTTGACTTCCCCAAAAACCTTCATTTTCTTGGAGCCTGTTGCTCTTTCCGGTTTGCCAGACTAAGTTTATCTTCTCTTATTCCTCAGTTTGTGGTCTGCATAGTTGTTTAGTTCTTGCTGAGAAAACATATGGCTCACCAATTATCTGATAGCTTGTAGTTTGAACAATTTGCAAAATTTATGATATTGTTAGACATGAAGCTGAACAATGCTGTTTCTGTTGTGATGATTTAGAGGGTGTTCATTTTCTACACATGAAAACTTGTAGATCATTTCATACCTGATAGATAGATAACCATTTTCTCTTCTTCGCATTGTGGAGCTGTGTTTGACAATTTTAAAGATCTTTGGACAGAAAAGCTTGATCTGGTTTCAGTAATGCGACTTGTCACTTGTGCCAGAGTTGTGAGTGTGCACTAATCAAATCAGCCATTTGTTTTTCTTTGGATAGAGTAAGTATTCATCTAGTGTAGTTGTATTACGAGGGCATACACGCGAGTATGAATGATTTATGCAATGAAATTCAATTCGAAAACAACACTTACCGAGTAAATCTGAAGTACAACTTATACATACGCAAGGTTATGGGCTTATTTTTGATAATTGTGAGTTACCTATCTTATCTATATCAAGATTATGGGCTTACATCAAAGTTGTAGGAACGAATATTTTGTAGATCGGCCTCTAAATATTCATAAGTTGCTATGGATTTACACAATAGGTGCATGGGAGAAGACCTTCTACCTCCCAAATTAATTGGACAAAACTTGGATACttgaattatgaaaaaaataaagttaaTGTTAGTCGATTCGAGTCCTACAAAAGATATGAAACTCGAACATGTTAAAATCAGTTGAATAATTAAATGTTCattatttaaactaaaaaaaaaggttatattaaaaaattaaaaagttaatgtgttttcaattaaatttaacGGATTAATTAAATTTCAATAGAATTCAGagcttataattttttaaaaacaattatagaaattaattgtgatgcggtgatgatgaagggCCCCATCTCGCTGTCACGacggaggtcaaagtcaagacggtcaatacGTAGATGACATCGGTCAGTCGGGCGAAGTATGCCCCGACCAGGGAGAAGGCTCCGACCTACTGTCGCCTTTGACACAGGGAGCAATcaaacaaccgacgctcaagggagacaatgtgcagaagccgagccgagcggctaccccactcggccAGACAACAGAGCTTGATGTGCAGACTTCAACTTTGGctaagcggctaccccgctcggcctggtaacaggcttcggccgagcggctaccttgCTCGGTCTGACAGCAGGCTTTAGCAATAACAAAGTGGACCTTCAATCGAGCAGACACACTGAGGAACAACGAGGTTCTGGTTGACCAGACGGGGCACTAGGGCAGCGGAATTCAGGCCGAGCGACCaatccgctcggcctagcaataCACTCTTGATAATATTCAATGATATCCTTTTAGGAGTTGGTGTCGTTGACACCGAGTATGGAatgccagaagatcgtacgacggaaacttgcactgtcacttcagagatatgttcattaaggtactgtgtcaggaacactttactgacaagttttttcagaggaagctttgagaaacgtgctcaccttgggaagcgtgcacacgtACTACcgaaactctatataaaggggaggtCCAAgaatcgacggaggtatgcgatattcactgtttgtgctaccatcttcttgttgctccgctttatttttcatcgtcggtgactgacttgagcgtcggaggatcaacGTCGGGGACcctttccctggctcggcactgacgtgaTCTGTATTGCAGGTCCATGCAAAGTCCACAGGAGGTCAACTTGAGTATCACATCCCAACTTTCTGTCTCTtcgattttcggacaggatcgAATTGTAAATTCAGATTAATTTAGAGGTCACTTTCTATTATAACCTTTTAAACgatgcttgttttttttttttatcaaatattgAATTTTTATAATCTAAGAAAGTTTTTAATCGGTGCAAATGGATTGAATTAGTTGATTGAGTTGATCATACTAGTTGGGTTGAATGagataaatgagtcaatatgttaATCATGTTGTAAAAGATAATTCGTTCGATTTCATAGCCCCTGTCaatatgtttttaatttaatatgaaaAAGATAAATTATGAATAACTATCCATCATTAATACATATGGTAAGACATAACTAATAATCATATTATAATGGATAATACTTACGATGAGTGAGACATGATTTGATTTCCGATTTATCCCATTTCAAAACATATGAGGTCGACTTTAAAGGATAGTTAAGATGATGACTTTATATTTTTACCATCAATAAATAAGGATATATTACTAATGCCGGGCATTTTGATCAAATTGACTAAAATATTTGAGCTAGACAGGGCAAGCTTGACACGAAGGTTGACTGAACTGATCCGATAAGATGAACCAATTGAGTTAGTCATGTTGATTTGAGCGGGCAAATGAGCAAGCAAGTCAAACATTTCTTGTCGCTTCTAGTTTACTGTTGTAAATGAattgaataatataaaaatattaatatttaagtttaaattttaaaaatatatgtgatatttaaaattatttgaaaatataaataGTTTTAATTATTCGAAATAAATTCGAACTCGACTTCTTCGATAAGAACTATAATTCCAGTTTAAGTTATTGGACAGtcgatttaaattaaaattatgtaaaaataatttaaattcataTCTTCATTGGTGCATTGAcctttttatatatatagtatTATCATAGGTGACGTGCACACGTTCCTTTAAACACGGACATATTTTCCCACATATCCTATAAAAAGATATATCAGAAAAGTATCTTTGATACTATACCTTAATAGGACATACAAATCCTTGACATGATCGTAAAAACTTCCGTTGTATTATTTACATATTGACCATGCCCTGTTGTCAATGGCATTATCTCTCAAAGGGATATTATGAGATATGGGGAGGCTCCATTGTTTGATCGAGTGGGGTAGTCGCTCGGCCGGGACTCTCTGCACGGTCGATCTCAGCTGCTCTTTTTCATTGTAATTTGGTTCCGCCAATTGTCTCTAATCCGACTGGACATAAGGTCCGGTCGACCTGATACTTGCTTAGTCAGTTGTGTGTCATCTAATGTTCTTTCTATATGATCCGTTGGGGAGAGTGTTCTATTTTGATGAGCTTCCTGACCGATTGACAACTAAAGTCAACCCCCCAATTGGCAGCTGAAGTCGGCCTCCGCTCAGCCCACTTTTGGTGAGCTTGTTAGTTCCATGGTGTtgatcgtcttgactttgacttccatgtcAACTGTTATTTTCATCCTTGACCCACATTTTATGGGCCCCCTTATCACTGCATcatcattattatttatttatttagttagtaCTGGGTATCCAGTTCGAACCGATTAATCCTAAGAGTGACCGATTCGGCTATAGAAAGTTTCACACTAGCAACTAGGATAAATCAAGAAGTGCTTATAGAGATACATTCAGACAACTAATATTCTTAACTCTACTTGTCACTAGAGGAAAAATACCTTACAGTATGCCACAATTGAGATTCAGAGATTAGATTATTTAGTTATATGTTGGAAAACCTAACCATTACATGATTGTCTTGGAGGTGACTAAAAAAATTATGAGTAATAATTAATATTGTCCAACTCAAACTGTAAAATATAGTTGGTATCTAGATAAATCACTACACATTTTATCCTaacaaattaaaaacaaaattcaacaactGAATTCTcgataattttaaatttgaatgagGAGAAGTTTATAAAAATTATGGGGTTTTTCTTTGGCAGTGATATGATGTATTATAGTGGTAAAAGATGATTATATTTGTCTCCCAATCTTTTTATTAATTTGTCCAAGAATTAATAGGGAGATGGTAAtgataataaaaagataaatatgcCTCTAGCATCTCAGATAATTCATTATAGTATCAGAAGTAAATTATGGACGATTActaactaataataataataataataataataataataataataataatagtaggcagatgataataataatatgtgATATGATACATTATATCCTATAATAAAATTGTATAATAAAGTTGGATTTATAAGTTTGGGTTCCGATTATCCTAAAAGCTCACGAACACGTGGGAAGCTCGGGCACCAACCAACCACGTGCTCACTTGAACGGTGAGGTGTCAGTGATCGCGGCTTCCTATTTAGCCCTAAAACCCTGCCGCTCCCCTCCTCTCGCGAAATGGGATCCTCCGCCAGCCATGCCGCCGCCCCGCCGTCTCCTGCGCCCGTCGCTCCTCCTCCGACGCCCCCCGTTGGGTTcgctcatcttcttcctcagaaTACGAAGGAAAATGGCGACGGCAAAGGTGCGCCAGCGAAGGTCGACTGGCTCGATCTACCCTGCCCTGTTCCCTACGAGGAGCTCCAGCGTGAGGCTTTGAGTGAGTTCATTCTCGATATTTGGTGTGCTGGCTCGCCATTCTCGATTTCCAGGTTGTTTTGATTCGCACACGTGTATCTTTCGATGAAATTTAAGTGAACTCACGGAGCTTCATGCATGTGCAAAGTTGCCAAAGTGtgtctttgtttggttttgttgcGTGTGAAAGAGAAAATAGTCTACGAAACCGATCCATTGCGATATACTCCTTGGTTgacttcaaaaataatttatataacaaCCTGACCTACTACATTGCCTTACTATACAAAGTAAGAATCAATTGATTGCATAGGCTAATTCGTATCTGTGTTCCTTTTACGTGACTGATGTGTAATCTTGTGGTTCCCCTCTAGCAACTCAGGGGGAGCTATTATTTCTTAAAAAATCTCTCTTGGAAGGACAACTTTGTTTCACAAATGATCTTGtatgtgtattttaactcttcattAGCAACGTAAAATTTCTTTTGATGCTTTCCTTGGATGTGCACTTAATAAAATCTTGGGTGATTGTGTGTGATGCTATATAAAGTTTCGTTTTTGTTTGAGTTATGTGGGTCTTCTGCTAGCTCAAAGGATTGAGCCTGCTATATCACATGGTTCTTCTGAGCAATTAGTTGGACATTTGAAAGATACATATTACGGTGTTTGTAGATTGCCAAAGTTTTTGGACTTCTGGAATGTGCATCACCAGGGGCGTAGCCACCTTAAGGAGAGGGGGTGCGACCGCCCCCTCtcacattttattaaaaaataatatatatatatatatataaaatcactTTTGAGTAGTTAATTCATCATCATTCAATGTcgaa encodes the following:
- the LOC122040889 gene encoding F-box protein At5g46170-like; translated protein: MQTKSRVQDYFDQIPDSLLLLIFNKLADARSLGRCSAVSKRFNSLVPLVHDLFVKIDRVVPVDGDCDFASLSSPKPSNIFAHLLKLILLTILRPFHHLLSTNGRNKPLFPQVSHHSPSRVLKNFTQVHNLRIELPAGDVGKEDGVFLKWRAEFGSTLQNCVVLGGTRIEHESTSSVNLQGSVEEDNGSLPESFYTNGGLKLRVIWAISSLLAASTRHYLLHQIVKEHTTLRSLVLTDADGQGTLTMGVEQLKEFREKQLAPSASSNRTQVPATKMKLRYAPYLELRERMGVQGATLIVIKPVGEGTSCGYSSSKREMEALSCGAFDGPFQAAVKALAKRRTYLLEMNGF